One window from the genome of Saccharomyces mikatae IFO 1815 strain IFO1815 genome assembly, chromosome: 2 encodes:
- the ALG14 gene encoding N-acetylglucosaminyldiphosphodolichol N-acetylglucosaminyltransferase anchoring subunit ALG14 (similar to Saccharomyces cerevisiae ALG14 (YBR070C); ancestral locus Anc_3.289) produces MKTAYLASLVLIVLTAYVIRLVTILPFFHPQTDTQRDTEDEVSVLRIQKPSKKPLKVFIFLGSGGHTGEMIRLLENYKDLLLNGSIIYLGYSDEASKQRFVDFIKNFTRCKVQYYEFMKAREVKANLVQSVKTIIGTLMQSFIHVIKIRFAMCGSPHLFLLNGPGTCCIISFWLKFIELVVLFVDSSHIVYVESLARINTPSLTGKVLYWLVDEFIVQWQELRDNCLPRSKWFGILV; encoded by the coding sequence ATGAAGACGGCCTACTTGGCGTCATTGGTGCTCATTGTATTGACTGCGTATGTCATTAGATTAGTAACGATCCTACCTTTTTTCCACCCTCAGACAGATACACAAAGGGATACGGAAGATGAGGTTAGCGTACTGAGGATACAGAAACCGTCAAAGAAGCCGCTCAAggtttttatatttttagGATCTGGAGGCCATACTGGCGAAATGATTCgtcttttggaaaattatAAAGACCTCTTGTTAAACGGGTCGATCATATACTTAGGATACTCTGATGAGGCTTCAAAGCAAAGATTCGTCGATTTTATAAAGAACTTCACTCGTTGCAAAGTGCAATACTATGAATTCATGAAAGCCAGAGAAGTTAAAGCTAATCTTGTACAAAGTGTCAAGACCATCATAGGAACGCTGATGCAATCTTTTATACACGTGATTAAAATTAGATTTGCCATGTGTGGATCACCCCACctctttttattaaatGGGCCTGGGACATGCTGTATAATATCATTTTGGCTAAAATTTATAGAACTCGTTGTTCTCTTCGTCGATTCCTCCCATATAGTCTACGTGGAATCGCTGGCAAGGATCAATACTCCTAGTCTGACGGGTAAGGTACTTTATTGGCTTGTGGATGAATTCATCGTCCAATGGCAAGAATTGAGAGATAATTGTTTACCCAGATCCAAATGGTTCGGTATTCTCGTCTAA